Proteins co-encoded in one Lagopus muta isolate bLagMut1 chromosome 25, bLagMut1 primary, whole genome shotgun sequence genomic window:
- the LOC125684542 gene encoding feather keratin Cos1-1/Cos1-3/Cos2-1: MPLDIGHLRSSIKGSPAPCSLIHRSYHLLLGNQVHLQSQVMSCCDPCVPCRPCGPTPLASSCNEPCVRQCQNSTIVIEPSPVVVTLPGPILSSFPQNTAVGSSTSAAVGSILSCQGVPITSGGFDLSCISNRYCGRRCN; the protein is encoded by the exons ATGCCTCTGGATATAGGTCATCTTAGGTCCAGTATAAAAGGGAGCCCGGCTCCTTGCTCTCTCATCCACCGTTCTTACCATCTTCTCCTTGGGAACCAG GTGCACCTCCAGTCCCAAGTCATGTCCTGCTGCGACCCATGTGTGCCATGCCGGCCCTGTGGCCCGACCcctctggccagcagctgcaatgagccctgtgtcaggcagtgccagaaCTCCACCATCGTCATTGagccctctcccgtggtggtgaccctgcccggacccatcctcagctccttcccgcagaacaccgccgtgggctcctccacctctgctgctgttggcagcatcctcagctgtCAGGGAGTGCCCATCACCTCGGGGGGCTTTGACCTCTCCTGCATTTCCAACCGCTACTGTGGCAGAAGGTGCAACTAA
- the LOC125684551 gene encoding feather keratin Cos1-1/Cos1-3/Cos2-1-like, whose amino-acid sequence MSLDMGQLRSTIKDSPVPYSLIRFSCLFLPGNQVHCQPKDMSCCDPCVPCRPCGPTPLASSCNEPCVRQCQDSTIVIEPSPVVVTLPGPILSSFPQNTAVGSSTSAAVGSILSCQGVPITSGGFDLSCISNRYCGRRCN is encoded by the exons ATGTCTCTGGATATGGGTCAGCTTCGGTCCACTATAAAAGACAGCCCAGTTCCTTACTCTCTCATTCGCTTCTCTTGCCTCTTTCTTCCTGGGAACCAG GTGCACTGCCAACCCAAAGACATGTCCTGCTGCGACCCGTGCGTGCCATGCCGGCCCTGCGGCCCCACTcctctggccagcagctgcaatgagccctgtgtcaggcagtgccaggactccaccATTGTCATTGagccctctcccgtggtggtgaccctgcccggacccatcctcagctccttcccgcagaacaccgccgtgggctcctccacctccgctgctgttggcagcatcctcagctgccAGGGAGTGCCCATCACCTCGGGGGGCTTTGACCTCTCCTGCATTTCCAACCGCTACTGTGGCAGAAGGTGCAACTAA
- the LOC125684546 gene encoding feather keratin Cos1-1/Cos1-3/Cos2-1-like has protein sequence MPLDIGHLRSSIKGSPAPCSLIHRSYHLLLGNQVHLQSQVMSCCDPCVPCRPCGPTPLASSCNEPCVRQCQPSTIVIEPSPVVVTLPGPILSSFPQNTAVGSSTSAAVGSILSCQGVPITSGGFDLSCISNRYCGRRCN, from the exons ATGCCTCTGGATATAGGTCATCTTAGGTCCAGTATAAAAGGGagcccagctccttgctctcTCATCCACCGTTCTTACCATCTTCTCCTTGGGAACCAG GTGCACCTCCAGTCCCAAGTCATGTCCTGCTGCGACCCATGTGTGCCATGCCGGCCCTGTGGCCCGACCcctctggccagcagctgcaatgagccctgtgtcaggcagtgccagccctCCACCATCGTCATTGagccctctcccgtggtggtgaccctgcccggacccatcctcagctccttcccgcagaacaccgccgtgggctcctccacctccgctgctgttggcagcatcctcagctgtCAGGGAGTGCCCATCACCTCGGGGGGCTTTGACCTCTCCTGCATTTCCAACCGCTACTGTGGCAGAAGGTGCAACTAA